One Ictalurus punctatus breed USDA103 chromosome 10, Coco_2.0, whole genome shotgun sequence genomic region harbors:
- the znf821 gene encoding zinc finger protein 821 isoform X1, with amino-acid sequence MSRRKQTNPFKVNWPFHMTGFSGLQHASEMEAKDDFADNSARHGADCGDLDEQDGTTDDSDSDLDKENSSSSSADDNMTCHKASQCSVHGGGMKEESERESDLGGNYTCPICTLEFGSADQLIAHVYQHTSTVGSSKSYVCPVCGRALSSPGSLGRHLLIHSDDRLSNCAVCGARFTDTKNFNREKLNDFLSASDLGSSSGDQTCSMVQAVSVSDGHMSIQGANHRTSLGSGFPPLPGSLLSSGSSLPSFPDTLNPLPDLLNPMPVYPAGVLLVCNSCAAYQQLAGSPSSEMRKWASRRRNEPAEARMQRLERERVAKKSKRERETPEERELRRLRDREAKRMQRLQETQEQRARRLQRDREAMRLKRATETPERRQARLVREREAKRLKRRLDKIEPALRAQIEHDPAAVAALTADVNLFQFPFPVPVSSMDNGLFMKLP; translated from the exons GGCCGTTTCACATGACAGGCTTCTCTGGCCTACAGCACGCTTCAGAGATGGAGGCGAAAGACGACTTTGCTGACAACTCTGCACGCCACGGCGCCGACTGCGGAGACCTGGACGAGCAGGACGGCACCACCG aCGACAGCGACAGCGACTTGGACAAAGAGAACTCCTCCAGCTCCTCGGCTGATGACAACATGACGTGTCATAAGGCGAGCCAGTGCTCCGTTCACGGTGGAGGCATGAAGGAG gagagcgagagggagtcAGACCTGGGGGGTAATTACACATGTCCCATCTGCACTCTGGAGTTCGGCAGCGCAGATCAACTCATTGCACACGTCTACCAG CACACATCGACGGTGGGTAGCAGTAAGAGTTACGTGTGCCCGGTGTGTGGACGAGCTCTCAGCTCACCGGGCTCTCTCGGACGTCACCTCCTCATTCACTCAGACGACCGACTCTCCAACTGTGCGGTGTGTGGAGCTCGCTTTACCGACACCAAGAACTTCAACAG GGAAAAGCTGAATGACTTCCTCAGTGCCAGTGATTTAGGGAGCAGCAGCGGAGATCAGACCTGCTCTATGGTCCAGGCCGTGTCCGTGTCTGATGGTCACATGTCCATCCAAGGGGCCAATCACAGAACCTCTCTAGGTTCAGGCTTCCCCCCGCTCCCGGGCAGCCTCTTGTCCTCCGGATCTTCACTGCCCTCGTTCCCCGACACCCTCAACCCGCTCCCCGACTTGTTAAACCCCATGCCCGTGTATCCAGCAGGCGTGCTGCTGGTGTGTAACAGCTGTGCTGCGTATCAGCAGCTGGCGGGCAGTCCGTCCTCGGAGATGAGAAAGTGGGCATCACGGCGCAGGAACGAACCGGCCGAGGCGCGGATGCAGCGACTGGAACGCGAACGCGTGGCCAAGAAGAGCAAGCGCGAGCGCGAGACGCCCGAGGAGCGCGAGCTGAGACGGTTACGCGACCGCGAGGCTAAGCGCATGCAGCGGCTGCAGGAGACGCAGGAACAGCGAGCGCGCCGGCTGCAGCGAGACCGCGAGGCCATGCGCCTCAAACGCGCCACCGAGACGCCCGAAAGGAGACAAGCGCGGCTGGTGCGTGAACGAGAGGCTAAGCGGCTCAAGCGGCGACTCGATAAGATCGAACCAGCGTTGCGCGCGCAGATCGAGCACGATCCCGCCGCCGTGGCCGCGCTCACCGCCGACGTCAACCTCTTCCAGTTCCCCTTCCCCGTCCCCGTCTCCTCCATGGACAACGGGCTGTTTATGAAACTTCCCTAA
- the znf821 gene encoding zinc finger protein 821 isoform X2 — MTGFSGLQHASEMEAKDDFADNSARHGADCGDLDEQDGTTDDSDSDLDKENSSSSSADDNMTCHKASQCSVHGGGMKEESERESDLGGNYTCPICTLEFGSADQLIAHVYQHTSTVGSSKSYVCPVCGRALSSPGSLGRHLLIHSDDRLSNCAVCGARFTDTKNFNREKLNDFLSASDLGSSSGDQTCSMVQAVSVSDGHMSIQGANHRTSLGSGFPPLPGSLLSSGSSLPSFPDTLNPLPDLLNPMPVYPAGVLLVCNSCAAYQQLAGSPSSEMRKWASRRRNEPAEARMQRLERERVAKKSKRERETPEERELRRLRDREAKRMQRLQETQEQRARRLQRDREAMRLKRATETPERRQARLVREREAKRLKRRLDKIEPALRAQIEHDPAAVAALTADVNLFQFPFPVPVSSMDNGLFMKLP, encoded by the exons ATGACAGGCTTCTCTGGCCTACAGCACGCTTCAGAGATGGAGGCGAAAGACGACTTTGCTGACAACTCTGCACGCCACGGCGCCGACTGCGGAGACCTGGACGAGCAGGACGGCACCACCG aCGACAGCGACAGCGACTTGGACAAAGAGAACTCCTCCAGCTCCTCGGCTGATGACAACATGACGTGTCATAAGGCGAGCCAGTGCTCCGTTCACGGTGGAGGCATGAAGGAG gagagcgagagggagtcAGACCTGGGGGGTAATTACACATGTCCCATCTGCACTCTGGAGTTCGGCAGCGCAGATCAACTCATTGCACACGTCTACCAG CACACATCGACGGTGGGTAGCAGTAAGAGTTACGTGTGCCCGGTGTGTGGACGAGCTCTCAGCTCACCGGGCTCTCTCGGACGTCACCTCCTCATTCACTCAGACGACCGACTCTCCAACTGTGCGGTGTGTGGAGCTCGCTTTACCGACACCAAGAACTTCAACAG GGAAAAGCTGAATGACTTCCTCAGTGCCAGTGATTTAGGGAGCAGCAGCGGAGATCAGACCTGCTCTATGGTCCAGGCCGTGTCCGTGTCTGATGGTCACATGTCCATCCAAGGGGCCAATCACAGAACCTCTCTAGGTTCAGGCTTCCCCCCGCTCCCGGGCAGCCTCTTGTCCTCCGGATCTTCACTGCCCTCGTTCCCCGACACCCTCAACCCGCTCCCCGACTTGTTAAACCCCATGCCCGTGTATCCAGCAGGCGTGCTGCTGGTGTGTAACAGCTGTGCTGCGTATCAGCAGCTGGCGGGCAGTCCGTCCTCGGAGATGAGAAAGTGGGCATCACGGCGCAGGAACGAACCGGCCGAGGCGCGGATGCAGCGACTGGAACGCGAACGCGTGGCCAAGAAGAGCAAGCGCGAGCGCGAGACGCCCGAGGAGCGCGAGCTGAGACGGTTACGCGACCGCGAGGCTAAGCGCATGCAGCGGCTGCAGGAGACGCAGGAACAGCGAGCGCGCCGGCTGCAGCGAGACCGCGAGGCCATGCGCCTCAAACGCGCCACCGAGACGCCCGAAAGGAGACAAGCGCGGCTGGTGCGTGAACGAGAGGCTAAGCGGCTCAAGCGGCGACTCGATAAGATCGAACCAGCGTTGCGCGCGCAGATCGAGCACGATCCCGCCGCCGTGGCCGCGCTCACCGCCGACGTCAACCTCTTCCAGTTCCCCTTCCCCGTCCCCGTCTCCTCCATGGACAACGGGCTGTTTATGAAACTTCCCTAA
- the atxn1l gene encoding ataxin-1-like — protein sequence MKQAHERNQECLPPKKRDLPVSNASTVPNNNSSSSSSNTGGGGGGGEEAATSSSQSSGASGEPQGGSGGGEWVRTQPNLHFGVEGPESMAQGLPVEQYSMLYKVAVPSVTYSPTSLHPVLGHISPAYTVPSTLLQHTGIHYPSLGYAPIPQFVSPSYATAVPYAVPPGFVPSSLIPAQSHLVPYPSVIQEGVVSSPPQQQVSAHAYAKVAATGGVPLVLASEQAVASSSSSSSSSQQALGAIGMIPTAERVPVFYHTSASDRVTQPQSGSMEQDREVNGGNRENGRDVVYMARNAVVRPQQQGMAMTMEMQMDRKICRQEGRASPGQRSTPDMDLEVQQVVGRLASPVRGASRREGAHGSSQSSREVQGESRTAYTSHPGSQLDPRALLHPQHPGHTVILPNGQPLLLPLDYHPLPHPHPQPNNDTAAETPQHKISDASGVAERVLATELPAVPAVPAVPPPSHFTKGAIIQLATGELKRVEDLQTQDFVRSAEASTGLKIDSSMVVDVRASSQRPGLVALRFAVGERQSKVSIDVPPEHPFFVFGQGWSSCSPERTAQLYGLTCHHLQAGDVCVSITLQQHSAPHQKPPSISQQPQQPTHSRTSAKANSTSGASSSQPMGPPAPQIPRPAQGQLRTERVHRERADKDESLKLSASGHGDVPSRPDRTSAEHTRSQSSYYLHTEAHGPSQRRWSTPGFQRYPVKREEGGLSAPPGSSRPSFIPQEVKLSIEGRSNAGK from the exons ATGAAGCAAGCTCACGAGCGCAATCAGGAGTGCCTCCCTCCGAAGAAGCGGGACCTTCCGGTTAGCAATGCTTCCACTGTTcctaacaacaacagcagcagcagcagcagtaatactggaggtggaggaggaggaggagaggaagcaGCGACGTCGTCGTCACAGAGCTCCGGAGCGAGCGGAGAACCTCAGGGTGGAAGTGGAGGCGGCGAATGGGTCCGGACTCAACCTAACCTGCATTTCGGAGTGGAGGGTCCAGAGAGCATGGCCCAGGGATTACCTGTGGAGCAGTATAGCATGCTGTATAAAGTAGCCGTTCCGTCGGTCACCTACTCGCCCACCAGCCTTCACCCGGTGCTGGGCCACATCTCTCCAGCCTACACGGTTCCCTCAACGCTCCTCCAGCACACAGGCATTCATTACCCTTCTCTCGGCTACGCTCCCATCCCGCAGTTCGTCAGCCCATCATATGCCACCGCAGTTCCCTATGCAGTCCCCCCAGGGTTCGTCCCCAGCTCCTTGATACCGGCTCAGTCTCACCTGGTGCCCTATCCATCCGTCATCCAGGAAGGCGTGGTTTCGTCCCCGCCTCAGCAGCAAGTTTCCGCTCATGCCTACGCCAAAGTAGCGGCTACAGGAGGCGTCCCGTTGGTGCTGGCGTCCGAGCAGGCAGTGGCCTCTTCGTcatcctcctcgtcctcctcgcAGCAGGCTCTAGGCGCCATCGGGATGATTCCGACGGCAGAGCGCGTCCCCGTGTTCTACCACACGTCGGCCAGCGATCGAGTCACGCAGCCTCAAAGCGGCTCGATGGAGCAGGACCGAGAGGTGAACGGAGGGAATCGGGAAAACGGCAGGGACGTGGTTTACATGGCGAGAAACGCGGTGGTGCGGCCGCAGCAGCAAGGCATGGCGATGACGATGGAGATGCAGATGGACCGGAAGATCTGCAGGCAGGAAGGAAGAGCATCGCCTGGCCAGCGCAGCACACCGGACATGGACCTGGAG GTCCAACAAGTGGTGGGGCGTCTGGCGTCGCCGGTCCGCGGCGCGAGTCGGAGAGAGGGAGCGCACGGCTCGTCTCAGAGCAGCAGAGAGGTTCAGGGGGAGAGTAGGACGGCGTACACGTCGCACCCCGGCAGCCAGCTGGACCCTCGAGCTCTGCTTCATCCTCAGCACCCCGGTCATACAGTGATCCTGCCGAATGGGCAGCCGCTTCTCCTGCCCCTGGACTAccatcctcttcctcatcctcatccccAGCCTAATAACGACACCGCAGCCGAAACGCCACAGCACAAAATCTCAGATGCCTCAGGCGTGGCCGAGCGCGTGCTGGCGACGGAGCTACCCGCCGTGCCAGCTGTCCCCGCCGTGCCTCCGCCCTCGCACTTCACCAAGGGCGCCATCATCCAGTTAGCAACGGGCGAGCTGAAGCGCGTAGAGGATCTACAAACGCAGGATTTTGTACGCAGCGCCGAAGCCAGCACGGGACTGAAGATCGactcgagcatggtggtggacgTACGTGCTAGCTCCCAGAGGCCCGGTCTGGTCGCGCTACGCTTCGCCGTCGGCGAGCGCCAGAGCAAAGTGAGCATCGACGTTCCTCCCGAGCACCCGTTCTTCGTCTTCGGTCAGGGCTGGTCATCCTGCAGCCCAGAACGCACCGCGCAGCTCTACGGCCTCACCTGCCACCACCTCCAAGCGGGCGACGTCTGCGTATCCATCACACTTCAGCAGCATTCGGCCCCGCACCAAAAGCCACCGTCGATCTCCCAGCAGCCGCAGCAACCGACACACAGCAGGACTTCCGCCAAAGCCAACTCGACGTCAGGAGCGTCCTCCAGCCAACCAATGGGACCTCCGGCGCCCCAGATCCCGCGGCCAGCTCAGGGTCAGCTCAGGACGGAACGCGTTCACCGAGAGAGAGCCGACAAGGACGAGTCCTTAAAGCTGAGCGCCTCGGGACACGGAGACGTGCCCTCCAGACCCGACAGGACTTCGGCGGAGCACACGCGCAGCCAGAGCAGTTATTATTTGCACACCGAGGCCCACGGGCCCTCACAGAGGCGTTGGTCAACCCCCGGTTTCCAAAGATACCCCGTcaagagggaggagggaggcCTATCCGCGCCGCCGGGCTCCTCTCGGCCCTCGTTCATCCCTCAGGAGGTCAAACTATCCATCGAGGGGCGCTCCAACGCCGGGAAGTAG